The sequence TCAAGGCCAAAGCACAGTTGCAAGAAAGCACCGAACGTTATCGCATTACGCCTATGCTCAAACCCACACCCGCCCAACTCAAAGTGCGTGAGGCTTGGTTCAAAGGGCTTTAGCATCAAGCATTTAGCCCAATTTTATTTTTTGTAGAAATGATACTACTAATTCTTGTAGCGGCTTTTTTGCCGCTTCTGAACATACTGACGGCTTATGTTTTTCGTCCTTCGGACAAATGGCTTTCGCGCCTTTCGGCGGCAGTCGTGAGTCTTTCGGCGGTGCTGATGCTCTACGCTGGCGGTAGCGCGTGGCTTGGTGGGCAACATTGGTTTGTACAAACTACGTGGTTTAGTATGGGGCAAAGTTTGGTGTTTCGCGTTGGCCTCAACGCCGACACGATGGCCTTAATGATGCTTTCGATTATTTTGTTTGTCTCGGCACTGGTGCATTGGTTTTCGGGTCAATACATGAAAGGCGACGGAGCTTTGCCGCGTTATTTCTCGGCTTTGGCTTTGTTTACGTGCGCCATGAATGGCCTTGTACTTTCCGACAACCTCATTACGCTGTTTATGTGCTGGGAGTTGGTGGGCTTTGCTTCGTATTTGCTCATTGGCTTTTGGTACACCAAAGACAGCGCGTCTAATGCCGCCAAAAAGGCTTTTTTGGTCAATAGAATAGGCGATGCGGGCTTGCTGACGGGCATTTTTGCGTGTTGGGCAAACTTCGGAACAGTTTCTTTAACCGAAATCAATCAAATTTTACAAACCAATACGCAAGTGGTTTCGACGGCTTTGCTGTTGGTGGCGGGTTTGGGTTTTTTGTTGGCTTGCGCGGGCAAATCTGCACAATTTCCGCTACAAATCTGGCTGCCCGATGCGATGGAAGGCCCTACGCCAGTTTCGGCACTCATACACGCGGCCACGATGGTAACGGCAGGAATTTATTTGTTGGTGCGCACTTACGCGATATTGCCGCCCTTGGTGCTGCATTTGGCTGTACTGATGGGCTGTATCACGATGCTTATTGCGGCACTGACGGCCACGCGCCAAACGGATATTAAGCGCGTTTTGGCTTTCTCGACTATTTCGCAACTGGGTTATATGGTGGTGGCCATTGGCGTAGGCGCACCGCAAGCGGCTATGTTTCACTTGCTTACGCACGCGTTTTTTAAAGCGGGTTTGTTTTTGTGTGCTGGTTCGGTGATTCATGCGCTGCACGATTTGGCGCATCGCGCCGAGCAATGGGGACAAGAACACGCGCATTTTGATGCCCAAGATATGCGCCTGATGGGTGGTTTGCGCAAGGCTTTGCCGTTTACGTTTGTGGCCTACACGACGGCGGCGGCGGCTTTGGCTGGCTTGCCGTTTTTGTCGGGTTTTTTATCCAAAGAAACGATTTTGTTGGCTACGGTTTCGTGGGCGCAACATAGCGGTTTTTGGCTGGCTTGGCTTGTGCCTGCGGTGTTGTTGTTTACGGCTTCGCTGACTACTTTCTATATGATGCGCCAATGGTATTTGGTGTTTTGGGGCGAATTTCAGTTGGAAAAACACTGGCATTCGGCGGGGCTTTTGCAAAAAGTAAAAGAAGTGCCGTTGCCGATGCGCGTGCCGACTTTGATGCTGGCGGCTTTAAGTACGTTTATCGTATTTTCGGTCAATCCGCTGGACGGTTCGGGTAGTTGGTTTTGGCAAGGCCACAGCCCCGCGCACGTACACGGACATGGTTTTGTGCTGGCGGCTTCGCTGCTGGCGGCGGTGGTTGGTTTCTGTGTGGCTTGCACGCATTACGGCCTACATGTGGCCATGCCTTTAGCCGAAAAAGTAAACCAATTACTTGAAAACCAGTTTTATATCAATCAATTTTATCGAAAAATAATTATTGCGCCAGTGCATCGTCTGGCCAATTTTACGACCCAAAAAAGCCTGCAACGCTTCTTTGAACTGACGGTTATCAAACCGCTGTTGTATTGCACGGAGCAATTGGCGTACATAGACAAACACAAACGTTATTTTATCGGAACGCTTTTTATAAATCCTATACTCAAACTTTCGGCGGCGGTGGCGCATTTCGACGAGACGCGCGTAAGTGGTTCGGTAAATATTTTTTCTAAAATAGTGGTGGTTTTCGCGCACGTGATTGGGTTTATTGACCGCTTTTTGGTGGATGGCACAATTCATTTGCTCGTTTGGCTTGGCCGCACGCTGGGCGGTGTGGTTCGTTCGCCCCAAAACGGCAACGTACAACAATACGTTTGGTATGCTTTGGGGTTGTTTGTGCTGTGGTTGAGCTTTTGGATAATGTAGCAGATGCGCGAGTTTTTTAGAAGTTTGGGCGTGCTTACCGAGCAAGATATTACGGCTTTGGAACAAGTGAGTAGCCGCCAAACATTGCCCAAAGGCGCGTTTTTTGTTCGAGAAGGCCAAGTTTGTGAGCAAATTGCTTTTGTGGAAAAAGGAATTTTGCGGTCGTTTTATACCACCGCCGACGGCGAAGAAATGACTTATTGTCTGTTGTTTGATAACATTCTGATTACGGCACTTTCTTCGCTGATTAGTGGCCGTCCCACGCCCGAAAACATACAGGCTCTTGCCCAAACCGAACTGATTATTTTTGCTAAAAAAGATTTTGAAACACTTATTAACCAAAATGTTAATTGGTTGATGGCCAACAAAATATTGCTCGAACAGCAATACATGGAACTCGAACAGCGTGTTTTTTCTTTGCAAAAAGACAAAGCCGCCGAACGATACCAAAAGCTATTGACGCAGCAGCCGCATTACATTCAGCAAATCCCCGTACAATATTTGGCATCATTTCTGGGAATTACGCGCCGCCATTTGAGCCGCTTGCGCCGCGAACTGATGCCTTAGCTTTTTTGAGGACTTTTGTCCTTTGCGTGTGCAAAACTTTCTTCTACATTTGCGCCAGTTAAAAATCTATTTATCAGTCGCTTATCTATTGTTTGGGTATGAAGAAAATACTTGTTATCAACGGCCATCCTTACGCTGAAAGTTTCAATTTTGCATTGGCCGAAAGCTACCGCAAAGGCGCGGAAGCGGCAGGCGCACACGTGCAAATGCTCAATCTCAACGAACTGGATTTTAATCCGAATTTGGCAGGAGGCTATAGCCTTCGCACCGAATTAGAACCCGATTTGCTGAAGGCTTGGGAGCTAATCCAGTGGGCGGAACATTTGGTTTGGGTGCATCCTGTTTGGTGGGGTGGGCTGCCTGCTTTGCTCAAAGGTTTTATTGACCGTTTGTTTTTGCCCAATATGGCGTTTCGGTATCGCGAAAACTCGCCGCTGCCCGAAGGCTTGCTCAAAGGCAAAACGGCGCGTATCCTGGCCACACTCGACCAACCCAGTTGGTATTATTGGCTCGTGTATGGCAGGCCAAGTGTAAACCAGTTGCGGAAAGCAACCTTAGAGTTTTGTGGTGTAAAACCCGTGCGCGTGAGTTATTTTGGCATTGTCCGCAAATCCGCCGACACGCAACGCGCCAAATGGCTCAAAGAAGCCAACGCGTTGGGGCTGAAACTTAAATGACACCTTTTAAAAAGTACCAGTCAAAAGCAACAATCGCTCCGAGACGGAGGCCTACGCGTTGAGGATTTGCACCTCTTTCCGACCTGCAAAGGCCGAAACCCTACCTCCTAAGCTGCGATGAATCTCGTTACTACGGCATTTCGGTTGGTACTTTTTCCATCAAATAACAGAGTGGGCAACAAGTGTCGGGAGTATAAAGATTCGACCCAAACGAAGTAACTCCCAACGACGGCACCAACCCTCCGTATCAGCGCGGCGCAAACCGCTATTTTTTTATTGAAAAAAGAAAAATAGGCAAAAGGCGAAAAAAGAACGTTTAGGTATTTTAGCCAATTAAACTATACAAACCGAAGTTTGCGCAAGACTCGAACTTGCAACTCCCGCGTGGAAGGCGAAGTAACTCTTTTCTACGGCACTATTTTTCTTTGGGGTTAAGAGCAGGCTACAGCCAGAAAGAGCCATGATATTTCACAAACCGAAGTTTGCGGCAAGATTCGAACTTGCAGAGGCTCATGTACCAGCCATTCGAAGTATCTCTTTCTTACGACACTACTCCTAATGTCTTTAATATCAATTATTTATTTAAAATAAAAACAGGCAAAAGGCAAAAAGAGTATGGCGTTTTGGCTAATTAAACTACACAAACCGAAGTTTGCGGCAAGATTTGCACTTGCAACTCCCGATTAACAGTCGAAGTAACTCTCTTTTACGGCACTGTTTTCTTGGTGGTAAAAAGCAGGTAACAAGCGAAAAGAGTAATGTTCTACCAATTAAACTACACAGACTTGCGCCTGCGGCAAGGCTCGAACTTGCACCAAACGATTTTTCCAGTCGAAGTAACTCTTTTCTACGACACTGCTTTTATGTCGTTACGCGCCTTTCTTTAGTTTTCGTCTTCCAAAGAAATTTGCTTTATCTTGTCCAAAGCACTTTGGCCTTGTTCGATGGCGTTGAGTATCTCAAATATTTTGTCCGACCAACCCGCCAACAAATACACATCGTCGCGGAGGCTGTCCACTGGCGTGTTACCGTGTCCCGCCAAGTCGAACAAATACAATTTGGCTTTTGGTGCAATACGTTTGTATTGTTTCCATTCTTCTTGCAAAGTAGAACCGTCTTGCGTCGAGTTCCACAATTGGCAATCCGTGAAAATCATCACTTTATCCATGATGGCATTTCTTGCACGCAAATCTTTTATCACCAAATGTCCGTTGGTTGAGTAACCTACTTCGCCTTCGCGGCGGTAGAACTCTTGCACGTTGTGCAAAATGCGTTTGCTTTCCATTGGCACGATTTTCCACGTATCGCCGAAAATACCCGTTTCGATATTTTGACAACGGTTACGCAAAAGCATCGCCAACATCAGGCCAATGTCGTAGAGCATCACGCTACTTTTTTGGGAAATAGGCGTTTGCATCGACCCCGACACGTCGGCGGCCACCAACACACGCGTATTTGCATCAAAACCCTGAATATTGGCTGCCGTATGGCGCACGGCCATTTCTAAGGCTTCTATTAGTCTTTGGGTGGCCTCGCGGTTTGTTTTTTCGTTGGCCAAAAGTTCGCGATATGCCGACAAATAACGAAAAGGCAATTGTTTGGCTGCTGCCACCGCCGCAGGCTCGGCCAACGTGTTGGCTACTCGCCCGATAGCTTCTGCCGAAATATTGGCTTCCAGCATGTTGCGCAAGTTGCGAAGCATGGCCATATAACCCAATTTCCCACTGAAAATCAACTCTTCCCACTTGGCGCACACGGCGCGGCGGCGTTCTTGGTCGTTAGCGAAAGTTTGTTGCCCTAAGGCCGAAAGTTCTGTTTCCCATGTGTATGGCGTGGCCAGCGTTTGGGCGGCTATTTTGTTGAAAATCTCTTGTTGCGCTTCGTTTTTTGCCTTTGGGTGAACCAAAAACAAGGCATCACGCAACTTGATTTCCGCCCCTTGACGGTCATATTTGGCAAATTGGTATTCGTCGAAGCGGTTGAAAGCCTTGGCCAAACCTTTTTGTATTTGTTTGGAAAGTTTGTTGAGTTTTTTCACGCCTTTGCGTTGGTTGGCAAACTGGTAGTAAGCCAACAGTTCCGTAATTTCGTCGGCACGCAAAATCACTTGGCCAATGGCACGGCTCAAATAAAAGTCGCCACTCAACAAAGGGGCAGCCTCCACCAGCAACACCAAAGGCACGCTGCGCAAGTGCATTTTTTGGCGTGTATAAATGGCCAATTGCAGCACAAATTCAGGCTTATTTTGGCCAATGAGTTGGCGGATACGCTCCAAACGTTCGCTTCCTTTTTCGTAGAAGTTGTCGCTCAAAGATGCCGTAACGACCGCCGTGTAAAGTTCCAACGCTGGCGAGAGTGCGTAAGCGGTTGCGCCTTCGTGGTTTGTTACTTTTTTTGCCCCTTTTTTTAACCAATTGAATAGCATGACTAATTTTATTTAAGTTGTAATGGTTGTTGTTCCGTGTTGGTGATACAAAGGTGAAAACGCACTACGCAACCTAATTGCGTAGTAAAATTATTTTCAAAAATATTTTTTAGCCAAAAACACAATCAATTGATTTTTAGTTATTTGTAAAATAAAAACTCCGCTAAAATCTTA is a genomic window of Flexibacter flexilis DSM 6793 containing:
- a CDS encoding Crp/Fnr family transcriptional regulator; this translates as MREFFRSLGVLTEQDITALEQVSSRQTLPKGAFFVREGQVCEQIAFVEKGILRSFYTTADGEEMTYCLLFDNILITALSSLISGRPTPENIQALAQTELIIFAKKDFETLINQNVNWLMANKILLEQQYMELEQRVFSLQKDKAAERYQKLLTQQPHYIQQIPVQYLASFLGITRRHLSRLRRELMP
- a CDS encoding NAD(P)H-dependent oxidoreductase gives rise to the protein MKKILVINGHPYAESFNFALAESYRKGAEAAGAHVQMLNLNELDFNPNLAGGYSLRTELEPDLLKAWELIQWAEHLVWVHPVWWGGLPALLKGFIDRLFLPNMAFRYRENSPLPEGLLKGKTARILATLDQPSWYYWLVYGRPSVNQLRKATLEFCGVKPVRVSYFGIVRKSADTQRAKWLKEANALGLKLK
- a CDS encoding NADH-quinone oxidoreductase subunit 5 family protein gives rise to the protein MILLILVAAFLPLLNILTAYVFRPSDKWLSRLSAAVVSLSAVLMLYAGGSAWLGGQHWFVQTTWFSMGQSLVFRVGLNADTMALMMLSIILFVSALVHWFSGQYMKGDGALPRYFSALALFTCAMNGLVLSDNLITLFMCWELVGFASYLLIGFWYTKDSASNAAKKAFLVNRIGDAGLLTGIFACWANFGTVSLTEINQILQTNTQVVSTALLLVAGLGFLLACAGKSAQFPLQIWLPDAMEGPTPVSALIHAATMVTAGIYLLVRTYAILPPLVLHLAVLMGCITMLIAALTATRQTDIKRVLAFSTISQLGYMVVAIGVGAPQAAMFHLLTHAFFKAGLFLCAGSVIHALHDLAHRAEQWGQEHAHFDAQDMRLMGGLRKALPFTFVAYTTAAAALAGLPFLSGFLSKETILLATVSWAQHSGFWLAWLVPAVLLFTASLTTFYMMRQWYLVFWGEFQLEKHWHSAGLLQKVKEVPLPMRVPTLMLAALSTFIVFSVNPLDGSGSWFWQGHSPAHVHGHGFVLAASLLAAVVGFCVACTHYGLHVAMPLAEKVNQLLENQFYINQFYRKIIIAPVHRLANFTTQKSLQRFFELTVIKPLLYCTEQLAYIDKHKRYFIGTLFINPILKLSAAVAHFDETRVSGSVNIFSKIVVVFAHVIGFIDRFLVDGTIHLLVWLGRTLGGVVRSPQNGNVQQYVWYALGLFVLWLSFWIM
- a CDS encoding TROVE domain-containing protein; the protein is MLFNWLKKGAKKVTNHEGATAYALSPALELYTAVVTASLSDNFYEKGSERLERIRQLIGQNKPEFVLQLAIYTRQKMHLRSVPLVLLVEAAPLLSGDFYLSRAIGQVILRADEITELLAYYQFANQRKGVKKLNKLSKQIQKGLAKAFNRFDEYQFAKYDRQGAEIKLRDALFLVHPKAKNEAQQEIFNKIAAQTLATPYTWETELSALGQQTFANDQERRRAVCAKWEELIFSGKLGYMAMLRNLRNMLEANISAEAIGRVANTLAEPAAVAAAKQLPFRYLSAYRELLANEKTNREATQRLIEALEMAVRHTAANIQGFDANTRVLVAADVSGSMQTPISQKSSVMLYDIGLMLAMLLRNRCQNIETGIFGDTWKIVPMESKRILHNVQEFYRREGEVGYSTNGHLVIKDLRARNAIMDKVMIFTDCQLWNSTQDGSTLQEEWKQYKRIAPKAKLYLFDLAGHGNTPVDSLRDDVYLLAGWSDKIFEILNAIEQGQSALDKIKQISLEDEN